The region CGGCGGAAATCCCGAAACCCGTGTCCTGCACCGTGACCACGCAGCGTTTCTTGGCCCGCTCGGTTTTCACGGAAACTATCACTTTGCCCGCGGGCGTGTATTTAACCGAATTTTCAACCAGATTGACAATTATCCGTTTAAAACAAACCGGATTGACATTGATCATAATCACCGGATTGGCCGGTTGGGTATCGCCCAGCATAGCAACCGGATTTTCGCTTTCAAATGTCAGCGCCAAGCCCTTATCTTCGGCTTTTTGTTTTATCCCGTCAACAATTTCCTTAACAACTTCCGCGACAACAATTTTTTCGGGCTTGAAATCGGTTCTCCCCTGCTGAAGATGCGAAACCTCGAGAATATCGGCCATCAGGTCGTTTAAATTTTTGATTGATATGGAAACGCGCTCGATATATTGTTTTTGATCGTCGGTGATTACCGCCGCCAATTCATCTTTCAATGCCTCGATATAAGCCATAATGACTGTAACCGGACTGCGAAGCTCATGGGTGGCCATACGGATAAAATTATCCTTGGCGACAATCTGTTCTTGCGACTCTTTGGCCAAAACAACATACCTAAACAACCGCGTGTGCTGAAAAACCAGAAATAAGCTGATCAAAACAATCACCGCCAGCAACAAATAGGATTGCCAGACCGCGATATTGATCGAATTATCAACGCTTTCAAACGATGTGTCGATGGAAATCAGCGCGTAAACTTCCTGCGCGTTCTCGTCAATAAAGGGCTGAATAATTCTCCAGCTCCTTTTATTGTTTTCTTTTATCCACCCGTGGATTTCGGTGCCGTTCGACCA is a window of Candidatus Nealsonbacteria bacterium DGGOD1a DNA encoding:
- a CDS encoding ATP-binding protein, whose translation is MKEFIKNALYFIKQNPAILYSLSLIVLLPFALYVYTFFTIQSFQSVLENNIQTQAAALKDRAASLLLPDFPAKGAQNVAALQETIGNFAEENKGFENLRVIIREGKDYKVIAAQNNGNVGKVVSTDISLNGEGLVAYSWSNGTEIHGWIKENNKRSWRIIQPFIDENAQEVYALISIDTSFESVDNSINIAVWQSYLLLAVIVLISLFLVFQHTRLFRYVVLAKESQEQIVAKDNFIRMATHELRSPVTVIMAYIEALKDELAAVITDDQKQYIERVSISIKNLNDLMADILEVSHLQQGRTDFKPEKIVVAEVVKEIVDGIKQKAEDKGLALTFESENPVAMLGDTQPANPVIMINVNPVCFKRIIVNLVENSVKYTPAGKVIVSVKTERAKKRCVVTVQDTGFGISAEGQKRLFEQFYRVKTEDNSGIPGTGLGLWMSREMARKMGGDIMLESIERMGSRFFVFFPLANK